gttttttcgtccaaagaaaatgaaaacttccttaggcaacattgtttgtcattccaatatgcacccttgtgcacaatatgagagcatttgaacaaactatgccatgaatgtggccataagattgatcatttggcttgaaagccattgatctccacacgtgatagctcgtttctgagaacacttttttaaaataactgccgtattacaagtttgttatttttcctgggaacttggccacatataatgacacaatgcgaaggttttccatttttttgaattttttatgcccgtttcaaaatgcggtcaaaacggcgggaatgaccgttcctagctagtggttgaatcttgaattttttttggtgtttctctgattaaatagatacttatgtacctagaaatgatttttggaaaaaaataaagagcaaactacaaggcagctagagttaaaattttacccgcttccaactgaatcggcgaaaatttgtctttttcaccagaggtagatcaaaactttttacacccaaccatttggtcaattgtgcattaaatatggcctagtattttgtaAAAATTATttagtccaattttgcaacaattatttgggaggtccttcacaaaaaaccctccttttgggcactcggaaaatggaaaatggtttctttgtccaaagaaaatgaaaacttcgttAGGCAActttgtttgccattccaatatgcacccttgtatacaatatgagatcatttgaatatactatgccatgaatgtgtctataagattgatcatttggcttgaaagccattaatctccacacgtgatagctcgtttctgagaacacgtttttaaaataattgccgtattacaagttttctatttttcctggtaacttggtcacatataatgacacaatgcgaaggtttttcaatgttttgatttttttgaaatttttatgcccgtttcaaaatggggtcaaaacggcgggcttgaccgtttctagctagtggttgaatcttggatttttttgtgtttctattattaaatagatacttatgtacctagaaatgattttggaaaatataaagagcaaactacaaggcagctacagttcaaatttgatccgcttccaactgaatcggcgaaaatttgtctttttcaccagaggtggatcaaaactttttacacccaatcatttggtcaattgtgcattaaatatggcctagtattttagaaaaatgatttggtccaattttgcaataattatttggtaggttcttcacaaaaaaccctccttttgggcactcgaaaaatgattaaaaatagataGAAACAtcagaaatgcatacaaattggtgctcatccataaaatgtggtctaacttgagtgaaaatttgtgtgatgcccttttgcaaaatatttttgatagctgcttCACAAAACACCCATAGTTTTAGTACTTAGAAACTATTTTAAACCATAAATTTTCTGAACCAATCAAGGCTCTTCCCACGGATCACCCCCCTTAGCCGATCTGAACCGTCCATTCTAGCCGATCTGAACCGTCCACCTCTCTGCAGCCCAATCCAAACCCTAAGCAGCCCGCGCCCGCCTCTCTCTCCCCTTCTCCGCcgcctctccccgatccagatccaaccCAAGCGCccgtcctccgccgccgcagccacgACGTCACGGCCTGCTCCTCGTGGTGGTCGCGCCGGTGCTCCGCGCCGCGCAGAGCCCCATCTCGCAGCCGTCGTCGGCCGGCGCGCCCACCGCGTCCCCGCTCCTCCGCCCCGACGTGGACTCTCGCAACCCTCTCtccaaccctaaccctctccctccctcagatctcAATACGCCGCCGCCCCTATCCCTACCCCCGCGTAGCCCAATCCAATCCGCCGCCGTCCTCTACCCAGATCCCTCCCCGCTCCGGCGAGCCCGCCATGAACCGTCTGCGGGCGGCAGCGCAGCGGGAGCAGCACGGGCTTCACCTCCCCGGGCCATGTCTCCCCCTTCCACCAtcgctcctcctccacctccttcacGGCCTCCCTCCCGGGCACCGCCCGAGCAGCCTCGACAGGGACGACCTGGATCCGGACCCGGCCGCGGCCACCACGGAGGCTCTCGCCAAGGTCGACCTCTCCGACGATCCggacgccaccgccaccgccaccgccaagtCCGCGGCTCCAGCAAGCCCCGTCAGGCAGCCAGAGGCGGCGGCTGCGACGTGGGCAAGTCGCTCGACTACCTGTACCGCGCGTGCAGGATCGCTACCCTCGCCGTTCTTTCAGTTCATTTTGCCACCTCCCGCTCCCCAGCTTCAAAAGTTTCGATTCATTTCGATGCCGGCCACCTCCAAATGTTAACCGGTTGTGTGTGTTTCTGTTTCTGAATTTTTCGCTTTGATTCAGGTGATCGCAATCAACAAGGAGTTCCCGGGCCCCGTCGTCAACGTCACCACAAACTACAATGTCGCCGTCAACGTCCTCAACAGCCTCGACGAGCCGCTCCTCATCACCTGGTATGCTCACTCCCCACTCCCCACACTGCTCTCATATGTAGGCTGAGTCATTACAGTCATGGGTTCAGTGTGAGTGATGGCAAGCAAGTGTTGGTCTGAACATTTTTCAATTTTGGCTCACATATGCAGGGACGGCATCCAGCAGCGGAAGAACTGCTGGCAGGACGGCGTGCTGGGCACCAACTGCCCCATCCCGCCCGGATGGAACTGGACCTACAACTTCCAGGTCATGGACGACGCGTGCAAGTCGCTCGACTATCCAGAAGACCAGACCTGTGCTTTCAGTTCAGTTTCGTCAGATATATCTGCTGCCATGCTCTTCTATTTGTATTCAGTTTGGTCAGGCTTGTGGTTCCTGGACGGCCTTGGCTATCCTATCTATCTCAGCTTCATCAGTTAGGGGCAATCAATGTAGTAGTAGTGTAACGTTGATTTGCATCTTATCTTATCTGTGGGAAAATTGATCGAATCGAATTGCAGGAGCTATCTTAATTAGCTTCATCTGTTCGGATCATGTGTCAATCATATTAGCTGTGATGCCATTTTTATGTTCGTATTAGCTGCATCTTATTTGTGTTTCCCCAGTTTATGAATCATGTTTTCGTTTACGTGCCGTAAGAAGGCTGTATTTGGTAATCACCCAAAATGCCTCTCTTTTTTTAGCTGATGAATCGTCCTACATGCACAGTTTGCTTGATGTCCGTGTTTATCCAGATTCCAGAATGTTTGATTGCAACATTCTATTGAAGATTGAAGTATAGGACCAGCGTA
This DNA window, taken from Triticum aestivum cultivar Chinese Spring chromosome 1D, IWGSC CS RefSeq v2.1, whole genome shotgun sequence, encodes the following:
- the LOC123182339 gene encoding laccase-1; translated protein: MNRLRAAAQREQHGLHLPGPCLPLPPSLLLHLLHGLPPGHRPSSLDRDDLDPDPAAATTEALAKVDLSDDPDATATATAKSAAPASPVRQPEAAAATWVIAINKEFPGPVVNVTTNYNVAVNVLNSLDEPLLITWDGIQQRKNCWQDGVLGTNCPIPPGWNWTYNFQVMDDACKSLDYPEDQTCAFSSVSSDISAAMLFYLYSVWSGLWFLDGLGYPIYLSFIS